Within Halarchaeum grantii, the genomic segment ATCCGCGACGTCCGCGGGCGCGGCCTCATGGTCGGCGTCGAAGTGAAGACGGGCGCGAACCCCGTCATCGGCGGGATGGCGATGAATCACGGCATCCTCGCGCTCCCGGCGGGGCGCACCGTCGTGCGGTTCCTGCCGCCGCTGACGGTGACCGAAGAGCACTGCCAGCGCGTCGTCGACGCGCTCGAATCGACGCTATGACGGACGCGCGCGAACTCCTGCGCGACCTCGTGGAGACGCCGTCCGTCTCGGGCGAGGAGCGCGCGGTCGCCGAGCGCCTCGTCTCGTACTTCGAGGCGCACGGCCGCGAGGCCTACCTCGACGACGTCGGGAACGTTCGGGCACCCGCCGACGACGGCGTCCTCCTGACGAGCCACATGGACACGGTTCCGGGCGACATCCCGGTCCGCGAGGCGAGCGGCGAACTCTGGGGACGCGGCGCCTGCGACGCGAAGGGCCCGCTCGCCGCGATGGCGGTCGCGGCCGCGCGCGCTGGCGTCTCCTTCGTCGGCGTCGTCGGCGAGGAGACGAGCTCGCGGGGCGCGCGCCACCTCGTGGAGACGCGCGACCAGCCGGAGGCCGTCATCAACGGCGAGCCCTCCGGGTGGGACGCGGTGACGCTCGGCTACCGGGGATTCGTGAAGGGGCGCTTCGCCGGCGAGACGCCGTCCGCGCACACCTCGCGCCCGGGGCCGAACGCCCTCGAGCACGCGATGGACTGGTGGCACGACGTCGAGGAGACGTTCGAGGCGGGGAGCGAGTCCTCCGTCTTCGAGCAGGTGACGACGAAACCCGTCGAGATGGACGGCGGCGTCTCCGCCGACGGCCTCGCGTTCGAGGCGACGGTGGAGGTGCAGTTGCGCGTCCCCCCGTCACTGACCGTCGAAGAGGTGCGTGCGACCGTCGAGGGCGCGCTCCCGACGTACGTGGGCGAGGAGGCGTCCGTGGCGGTCGAGTGGACGGACGCCATCCCGCCAGTGATGGAGTCCCCGCGCAACGGCGTCGCGGCGGCGCTGCGCGCGGGCATCCGCGCTGAGGGCGGCGAGACGACGCACCTCC encodes:
- a CDS encoding [LysW]-lysine hydrolase is translated as MTDARELLRDLVETPSVSGEERAVAERLVSYFEAHGREAYLDDVGNVRAPADDGVLLTSHMDTVPGDIPVREASGELWGRGACDAKGPLAAMAVAAARAGVSFVGVVGEETSSRGARHLVETRDQPEAVINGEPSGWDAVTLGYRGFVKGRFAGETPSAHTSRPGPNALEHAMDWWHDVEETFEAGSESSVFEQVTTKPVEMDGGVSADGLAFEATVEVQLRVPPSLTVEEVRATVEGALPTYVGEEASVAVEWTDAIPPVMESPRNGVAAALRAGIRAEGGETTHLRKTGTSDMNVYRGAWDCPMATYGPGDSSLDHAPDERIDLEEYDRGVAVLTAAAERLQ